The sequence below is a genomic window from Methylophilus sp. DW102.
GATCGCAAACACGCACACCAGTAGCCGCTGCTTGAGCGAGTTTTCAATGAGCCAGTTCAACATGCTTATTCTCCCCCCATGCCCAGCCAATAACCTTTTAAGGCGGCTACGCCATGCGTGGCGATACGCTCATTGCCAGTTAAATCGGCTTTGATAATGAGCTGTTGGTCTTCTTCCAGCAGAATGTTGACGGGCATGACGGTCACGCCGTTGGCTTGTTGCACAAAAATCAGGGCCTGTTCGCCCTGGCGGGCCACCGCCGTTCTCGGGACGGCAAAACTGTGTTGTGTCGTATGCTCAACCAGCGCCACATCTACGATTTGCCCGATAGACAGTTGCTCGGCGCCTTCGCTAATCACGGCACGGACTTGCGTTGTTTGGTTGTTTTTGTTGAGCTTGCGCAACACGGTTTCAACTTTGGCGCTCAGCCCCAACTTGGGCAATTTGACGGCTGTGCCAGGCGTCAGTGTGCTGGCCTGAGTCATCGGCAGCTGCATCATCAGCCATAACGGCTTAGGATTCATGATCGTGAAAATCGGCATGGCCATGTCCACGCGTGCACCTACGGATTGTTGCTGATCCATGATTTGGCCGCTGATAGGCGCAATAATGACCATGCCGTTTTGCATGCTGCGTTTTTGCGCCAGC
It includes:
- a CDS encoding efflux RND transporter periplasmic adaptor subunit, coding for MKKILLFTLAACLSLNTLAAIRLPLTASQLQQMQVQWGPLKAQQTGLSASYPAEVVLPPTQTRVVTAPQAGLITKLNVSVGDSVKQGQVIGQLSSPDLIALQSNYLQAETQARLHEQALKRDQELFKDGIIAQRRMQETQSAYETSQALMHERQQTLKLSGLSETQIHQLAQKRSMQNGMVIIAPISGQIMDQQQSVGARVDMAMPIFTIMNPKPLWLMMQLPMTQASTLTPGTAVKLPKLGLSAKVETVLRKLNKNNQTTQVRAVISEGAEQLSIGQIVDVALVEHTTQHSFAVPRTAVARQGEQALIFVQQANGVTVMPVNILLEEDQQLIIKADLTGNERIATHGVAALKGYWLGMGGE